A window of the Candidatus Lokiarchaeota archaeon genome harbors these coding sequences:
- the cmr5 gene encoding type III-B CRISPR module-associated protein Cmr5, translating into MTEASRNSLEQQEAIYALGKVKAIQKKNISGEYFRQVKRLPAMVLTNGLGHSLAFLLASAEEKSREKSGHQALFEDIADWLRKLEVYPNKGEVLDHMMKGSMSTYIEAQNYVMRILTWFVRFANAYLDSEEES; encoded by the coding sequence ATGACTGAAGCGTCTCGTAATTCTCTGGAACAGCAAGAGGCAATCTATGCGCTTGGGAAGGTCAAGGCCATTCAGAAAAAAAACATCAGCGGAGAGTACTTCAGACAGGTTAAGCGGCTACCTGCGATGGTTCTGACGAATGGACTTGGGCATTCGCTTGCATTCCTCCTCGCAAGTGCAGAAGAAAAGAGCCGTGAAAAGTCAGGTCATCAGGCCCTCTTCGAAGATATAGCCGACTGGCTCCGCAAATTGGAAGTCTATCCTAACAAAGGAGAAGTCCTTGATCACATGATGAAAGGCTCCATGAGTACCTACATCGAAGCCCAGAACTATGTCATGCGGATCCTTACCTGGTTCGTAAGATTCGCCAATGCATACCTCGATTCAGAGGAGGAAAGCTGA
- the cmr4 gene encoding type III-B CRISPR module RAMP protein Cmr4, with the protein MSKNAILTLLTETPLHPGTGQNLGVIDLPVQRERHTDFPFVPSSSLKGALRSGLDLNPKMKATIFGADLDSGQHFAGAVALGDTRILAFPVRQMQGVFGWVTSPTVIDRLKRDLSIVNVDLEVGISSSVEDNTALVTTRSKQSSKVVIEDLMLEAKPDSAVDTLADQLAALCLGRNAHDMLREKFKRDLIVLSEQQFRHLLNLGTEVVARNKLDEKKTSENLWYMELIPRDTLFYSPIMAEDSRGGNSMKADEILNKLSDAISAGYVQVGGNETLGHGWCATSVHLAESLEEVLSANGE; encoded by the coding sequence ATGAGTAAGAACGCGATTCTAACATTATTGACTGAAACCCCTCTGCATCCAGGAACAGGGCAAAATCTCGGTGTTATCGATTTGCCCGTGCAGAGAGAACGACATACCGACTTCCCATTCGTACCTTCTTCCAGCTTGAAAGGTGCACTCAGAAGCGGTTTGGATTTGAACCCTAAAATGAAAGCAACGATATTCGGCGCAGATCTCGATAGCGGCCAGCATTTCGCTGGTGCTGTGGCTCTGGGAGATACCCGAATTCTAGCTTTTCCAGTGAGACAGATGCAAGGCGTATTCGGATGGGTGACTTCACCGACGGTCATAGACCGGCTGAAGCGTGATCTCAGTATCGTCAACGTGGATTTGGAAGTTGGCATCTCATCATCCGTTGAGGACAACACAGCTTTAGTCACGACTCGTTCCAAGCAGTCATCCAAAGTCGTCATCGAGGACCTCATGCTTGAAGCCAAACCCGATTCTGCCGTTGATACCCTCGCAGACCAGCTAGCCGCACTTTGTCTGGGAAGGAACGCACATGACATGCTTCGGGAGAAATTCAAACGAGACTTGATTGTTTTGAGCGAGCAGCAGTTCCGACACCTTCTGAACCTTGGGACTGAAGTTGTTGCCCGAAACAAATTGGACGAGAAGAAAACCAGCGAGAACTTGTGGTATATGGAGCTCATTCCCAGGGATACTTTGTTCTACAGCCCAATCATGGCCGAGGATAGCAGAGGCGGCAATTCCATGAAAGCCGATGAAATCCTCAACAAACTCAGCGATGCCATATCTGCAGGCTACGTCCAAGTGGGTGGCAATGAGACACTTGGCCACGGTTGGTGCGCGACTTCGGTTCATCTTGCAGAATCCCTGGAAGAAGTGCTTTCAGCTAACGGAGAGTGA
- a CDS encoding HAD-IC family P-type ATPase, producing MAAQKENREWFRQSPEYALEQLDTTREGLSTAEAEKRLEKYGPNELEEVDKKGPLRMFLEQFADPMVMILIFAILISIATVLLHGSHEQEGFIDAIVISAIVVANAVFGFVQEYRSEQALEALKDLSAPTAVAKRDGEWVEVEAREIVPGDIISLESGDIVSADGRLLTAVGLSMDESALTGESMVVQKNVKAIEEKKPALGDMTNLVFQGSVVSSGRGTAVVTSTGMQTEFGKIAQMVQESEDELTPLQVDLNALGKKLGAIVLGLSVAVFFALVFASVAYDWNEALFTSIAVAVAAIPEGLSAVVTVTLSIGVSRMVKRNAIVRKLSSVETLGSTTVICSDKTGTITKNEMTVRYIWLPSDDVAISGTGYSKEGGFYGAAAPQSCVALTQLGEPFDVADSNELKMLLKTGQLCSSASLSPNPDDKSSWKVVGDPTEGALLVAAEKAGITSEALHSQYEEITEFSFDSKRKRMTTIYQDDDGHIWAFSKGAPEVILERTTKILLGGKEQQLSAAQRDEILQANTAMASCAMRVIALAYRRLDGQSAEWEESEVESDLIFIGLAGMIDSPREGVTEAIRKSRRAGVRPIMITGDHALTAISIADSVGLTRGDQEAVTGSQLAETSDLELERLVKERDVFARVAPEHKLRIVNALRNQNEVVAMTGDGVNDAPAIKKADVGVSMGIRGAGVTKESSDLVLTDDNFATIVSAIEVGREIYSNIRKFVRFLLSANAGEVLLVFLMAMIGLPIPLTPIAILWINLVTDGPPALALGFDAPPDGIMDRPPRDPDSNLLDRNMTIMIMVGGILAALVSMFVYLNVLWMNFGFIPQITGPAVDWALPENAEILLMGRTATFVTMVLFQLLWVWNCRDERHPVWRTNFKKSKWLFVAVMISFLLTLAVIYTPLSIAFGMVPLSLDYWILIAIASLVGLLAPVSSLLRHEEQGFPQ from the coding sequence ATGGCTGCACAGAAAGAGAATCGTGAGTGGTTCAGACAAAGTCCTGAGTACGCCCTAGAGCAGCTTGACACGACACGTGAAGGGCTCAGCACCGCAGAGGCAGAAAAACGCCTCGAGAAGTACGGACCGAACGAACTAGAAGAGGTCGACAAGAAGGGTCCGCTGAGGATGTTCCTTGAACAGTTTGCTGACCCGATGGTCATGATCCTCATTTTTGCGATTCTTATTTCGATAGCGACTGTGCTACTTCATGGCAGTCATGAACAAGAAGGCTTCATCGATGCAATCGTTATCTCAGCAATCGTGGTTGCTAACGCCGTATTTGGATTCGTTCAGGAATACCGATCCGAACAAGCTCTTGAAGCGCTCAAGGACCTCTCCGCACCAACTGCTGTCGCGAAACGTGATGGTGAATGGGTTGAGGTAGAAGCGAGAGAAATCGTACCAGGTGATATCATCTCTCTAGAATCAGGTGATATCGTTTCTGCGGATGGTCGCCTCCTGACTGCTGTTGGTCTCTCCATGGATGAATCAGCCCTCACTGGTGAGTCCATGGTAGTGCAGAAGAATGTGAAGGCAATAGAGGAAAAGAAACCCGCCTTGGGAGACATGACCAATCTCGTTTTTCAAGGATCCGTTGTCAGTTCAGGAAGGGGTACGGCAGTTGTTACATCAACCGGCATGCAAACCGAGTTTGGTAAAATAGCCCAAATGGTGCAGGAAAGCGAAGACGAACTCACACCACTGCAGGTGGATTTGAACGCTCTTGGGAAGAAGCTCGGAGCGATTGTTCTCGGGCTTTCTGTGGCTGTTTTCTTTGCCCTTGTATTTGCGAGCGTAGCATACGATTGGAACGAAGCTCTCTTCACATCAATAGCCGTCGCGGTCGCTGCGATTCCAGAAGGGCTGTCTGCGGTTGTGACTGTTACCCTCTCTATTGGTGTCAGCCGGATGGTAAAGAGGAATGCAATCGTCAGGAAGTTATCCAGCGTGGAGACTCTTGGCTCTACAACAGTAATCTGCTCAGACAAAACCGGGACTATAACAAAGAATGAAATGACGGTTAGGTACATCTGGCTACCGTCAGATGATGTGGCAATATCAGGAACGGGCTACAGCAAAGAAGGTGGGTTCTACGGAGCAGCAGCACCCCAGAGTTGTGTTGCATTAACCCAGCTGGGCGAGCCCTTCGATGTGGCTGACAGCAATGAATTGAAGATGCTACTCAAGACAGGCCAGCTGTGCTCATCAGCATCCCTGTCACCGAATCCAGATGATAAGTCGAGCTGGAAGGTTGTAGGCGATCCTACGGAAGGAGCACTACTTGTTGCGGCTGAGAAAGCTGGCATCACGTCCGAGGCACTCCATTCGCAATACGAAGAAATCACAGAGTTCTCGTTCGACTCCAAGAGGAAGAGGATGACGACCATCTATCAGGATGATGACGGACATATCTGGGCGTTTTCAAAGGGAGCACCAGAGGTTATACTTGAAAGGACAACCAAGATACTCCTTGGTGGCAAAGAACAGCAGCTTTCCGCAGCTCAACGAGATGAAATCCTTCAAGCAAATACTGCCATGGCTTCTTGTGCGATGCGAGTGATTGCACTGGCATACCGACGTCTTGATGGTCAAAGTGCTGAATGGGAAGAATCTGAAGTAGAGAGTGATCTGATTTTCATCGGCCTCGCAGGCATGATTGACTCTCCTCGGGAAGGAGTTACCGAAGCAATTCGCAAATCACGAAGGGCCGGCGTACGCCCCATCATGATTACAGGTGACCATGCGCTTACCGCAATTTCGATTGCTGATAGTGTTGGCCTCACGCGGGGCGACCAGGAAGCCGTGACAGGGTCTCAACTAGCAGAAACAAGCGACCTTGAGCTAGAACGTTTAGTCAAGGAAAGGGATGTATTCGCTCGGGTCGCACCAGAACACAAGCTCCGCATTGTTAACGCATTGAGAAACCAGAATGAAGTTGTCGCGATGACAGGCGATGGCGTTAATGATGCTCCAGCCATAAAGAAGGCGGATGTAGGTGTGTCTATGGGAATCCGTGGCGCAGGTGTAACGAAAGAATCCTCGGACCTTGTCTTGACTGATGATAATTTCGCCACGATTGTTTCTGCCATAGAAGTGGGAAGAGAAATTTATTCCAATATCCGGAAATTCGTGCGTTTCCTTCTCTCAGCAAACGCGGGAGAGGTCCTGCTTGTTTTCCTCATGGCCATGATTGGTCTTCCTATACCACTAACGCCGATTGCCATACTCTGGATCAATCTCGTGACTGATGGTCCACCAGCCCTTGCACTTGGCTTTGATGCTCCGCCAGACGGAATAATGGACCGTCCGCCCCGCGATCCCGACAGCAATCTGTTGGACAGAAACATGACCATCATGATTATGGTTGGCGGTATCCTAGCGGCACTTGTCTCAATGTTTGTCTATCTGAATGTGCTGTGGATGAACTTCGGGTTCATTCCGCAGATTACAGGTCCCGCGGTTGATTGGGCCCTTCCAGAGAATGCTGAAATCCTCTTGATGGGAAGGACTGCCACCTTTGTAACCATGGTCCTGTTCCAGTTGCTGTGGGTTTGGAACTGCAGGGATGAGCGACATCCTGTGTGGCGGACCAACTTCAAGAAGTCGAAATGGCTGTTTGTTGCTGTCATGATTTCATTCCTTTTGACACTCGCAGTAATCTACACTCCCCTCTCAATCGCATTTGGAATGGTGCCTTTGAGCCTTGATTACTGGATCTTGATTGCCATTGCGTCCCTTGTTGGTCTTTTGGCACCTGTCTCTAGCCTACTGCGGCATGAGGAACAAGGGTTTCCGCAATAA
- the cmr6 gene encoding type III-B CRISPR module RAMP protein Cmr6 gives MDLPMYQSQELGKIVKKAKRDARTVNVGLVYELYPTVWNLEGDRPERKEELAPFFEEVTAMMDMNEQVEPLLEDYHARMDKMIESLGGRSINLSSQWRFITGLGAPHPTETGFKWERNIGVPYLPGSSVKGAVKAWMRLSEKEDEFPTMFDKESADPVILFDAYPTSKPELDVDILNVHYKKYYEGDAPPADYLSPTPVFFLAVAPRTEFRFRIAPRDPECDLDRIEKVLQRTAAELGFGAKTSVGYGQFVSM, from the coding sequence GTGGATCTGCCGATGTATCAAAGCCAGGAGCTGGGCAAGATAGTGAAGAAGGCTAAACGGGATGCCCGAACAGTAAACGTAGGCCTTGTGTACGAGCTGTATCCCACAGTATGGAACTTGGAAGGGGACAGACCGGAACGCAAGGAAGAACTGGCCCCCTTCTTCGAGGAGGTCACAGCAATGATGGACATGAATGAACAAGTTGAACCACTGCTGGAGGATTACCATGCCCGGATGGACAAGATGATCGAGTCTCTTGGAGGACGGTCCATTAATCTCAGCTCTCAATGGCGATTCATCACAGGTCTTGGTGCTCCGCATCCGACAGAAACCGGGTTCAAGTGGGAACGGAACATCGGTGTTCCCTATCTGCCGGGCTCGTCTGTCAAGGGTGCGGTGAAGGCCTGGATGCGATTATCCGAAAAGGAAGATGAATTCCCAACAATGTTTGACAAAGAATCTGCCGACCCTGTCATCTTGTTTGACGCGTACCCCACGTCCAAACCGGAGCTTGATGTTGACATCCTCAATGTCCACTACAAGAAATACTACGAAGGAGATGCACCACCAGCTGATTACCTTTCTCCAACACCGGTGTTCTTCTTGGCAGTGGCGCCTCGAACCGAATTCAGGTTCCGTATCGCCCCGCGAGACCCAGAGTGCGATTTGGACCGGATCGAGAAAGTCCTTCAACGAACAGCAGCAGAACTGGGCTTTGGTGCAAAAACATCCGTTGGCTATGGGCAGTTCGTATCCATGTGA